From one Leptospira dzoumogneensis genomic stretch:
- a CDS encoding GNAT family N-acetyltransferase, whose translation MTFTIRKLSSDETPPMDLLLLADPNEEIVLSYLDRSTVYLMESEDLELIGVYLLLPTRPHTVEIVNIAVSEKFQGKGFGKKLLSHASETAKSEGFFTLEIGTGNSSIAQLGLYQKCGFSISGIDFGFFLRNYPEPIWENGIQCKDMIRLKQDFP comes from the coding sequence CTTCCGATGAAACTCCACCTATGGATTTGCTACTTCTCGCAGATCCGAACGAAGAGATCGTTCTTTCTTATTTGGATCGGTCCACTGTGTATTTGATGGAGTCGGAGGATCTAGAATTGATCGGAGTGTATCTTCTTCTTCCTACCCGACCACATACTGTAGAGATCGTGAATATTGCGGTCTCTGAAAAATTCCAAGGCAAAGGATTCGGAAAAAAATTACTTTCTCACGCCTCTGAAACGGCGAAGTCGGAAGGGTTTTTTACTCTGGAGATAGGCACAGGAAATTCGAGTATCGCTCAACTGGGTTTGTACCAAAAATGCGGCTTCTCCATTTCCGGGATCGATTTTGGATTTTTTCTCAGGAATTATCCGGAGCCGATTTGGGAAAATGGCATCCAGTGCAAGGATATGATCCGACTAAAGCAGGATTTTCCTTAG